Within the Miscanthus floridulus cultivar M001 chromosome 17, ASM1932011v1, whole genome shotgun sequence genome, the region TCACTTGAGATGGAGagattgtttgctaatatcacctattacaaactatgggctAGAAAATACCTTGGCTATTATACCATCAGCCTGAGAAATAAGAGCTACGGAATCAGTGGCACTGGAAAAATCCTCGATCAAGCCTTCATAATCCCCAAAGTGCGAcgtggctagaaaaccatggggaaggaatCGAAGCTCGTGGCTAGAGTAGACTTGCGCAGAGACCAACGCCATAGCAGCACCATGGCGAATGCCGTGCAAAGCAACCTCCCTGACGCGGTTCGAGATGTCGTGCAGACGAACCACCGGAACGTCGCCTCTGGCGTTGACGAATCCCGTCGCGTATTCCATAGCCATTCGGAGACTCTCCAGTTGAGCAGACAGATCTAAAGGATTCAAAGGGAAGACAATCAGAGTCTCGAAAATGAAATTGAAAAGAAGCAAGAGCTATGATAGGTATCTCACCCGCAATTCTGGCtttggccttggccaacctatcctccactgaatcGGCCGTgggaggtgatcgacatcgaaccatggctaGGGCCGATTCTGCGAGGGAAAGACATTCAGCGAGACTCTGGCCATGACGAtcgatggaggcaagcagatcatcgTTATCAATCCGCCTTCTTTGGTGACAAGGGAGCTGGCAAtgagttgttgatgaagaagGCCCTAAAGGCCAAACAAAGTCGGCCCTATCCCCCGAGGCAGTGGGGACATCACAAGATATACCCTCCTGACGACGAAGGCGCTGATGAGATGATGCAGATTCGATGAAGACTTTCTCAggaaacctcttgctgttctccatgatttcTGACCTACAGAAAAACGAGAACTATGCTAAGATTGTAGAAGGTTTGAGGCGAAGCAAGTTATTGTTAGATCCACTACCGAGGCCCATTTATATAGCCcaagaaggcgagaagataggTTTTGCCAGGGGTGTGAGTTTGGAATCAGAAACAGAAGCGGAACGGCACTCCGAAAgttcaggggacggataacgaagagataacagactcGAATTTAGTACTTCcctaaattacaaaatatcatggggtggATGCACTGACCAGGGATTAACTCACCagaacttctttggattgaagggagtctgaatTTTCACAAGGCCGaaactcattgtgaaccaagTCACGTCGGCCCATCAATAAAGTTATATCCGAGAGGAAGAAAGGTCGCCTgcctaacatatgctcaacaGATTTCTCGATAAATTAAGGAACTATGAGAAAGAAGCCTGAGGCTTTCCCGGTGGGCATTTGGAGGAATAACAAGGGGAAGGTGATTACACATTCTAGCCCTCGCAAACACTAGGatagctttgcgagcatggagagaagactcaggtgatatcacaagaattcttctaaccatagtgactggtcttcttgctcaatgaGGCGCTAGGATAAGTAACGCAATCGccctatgcataagaattcttctagccgctcAAAGGTCTTCATAACAAAAAGGCAGACCATGGGGGTCTGGTGGAACTAGAGGCACTCGAAAGAGtagatggaagaaaaacatggctgaagtgtcgagttgctctcgctagggtcaGACGAGCGTTTTATAGCCAGTCCGGGAAGGTGAATCCAAATGCCCGTGAAACAGTAGTGCTCTTGCAAAGGTTGAGGCATGGGCTCGTGAATGGATGTAAGTGGCGACAAACGGtggaccctagatcaaggttctctacccgtggTTGTGGACCGATGAAGGATACAGACAggataattttagaataaaattacttttgtcccaaaattggaggggcatgtgtttacaccagaatttggaaggaggatctcaagagctcgagaactcccaaaatcatgtcagtaaggaatcgattgcgtgcggatcggaaccagctgattcggatgcagcactagaatcagctttcttcaaatagcgccagcagataacgatagagactatgattggcgctgggacgaaacatgctggactctacgaaaagggaaagattagagtccaagttatcttaaattagaaatattttcattttatgccaaaggttgtaacaaatcgtgcttgagtaggattcatgtttagactccgggtataaataccaaaccccagctattgtagaaatcaacaatcaatcaaatacaaagtcaattacttttttcggctccggccaccccttaggagtaggagtagagtagatcttgatgagttcttcagcgagtacgactgcatcgatccggtcgacctccactacttgtctgtaagtatcgtcatggtttatacctttgttcgtatggctacatcgatccggttgacccccactgcgactctggtataggctagttatcgattcttgtccaaTTCAAGTAtggtctgtgtgattctgcctcacaccccactgcttgaattagataaaggtcaagttatcggctcgaccttagtatggcagtctttggtagattcattaagttatcgatattgtttattgctttcattgtttatctaattacaacaatatcactctgcccgattgagattgatatggatcggccttatatcttgtttaactcatcgtttgctaatctaaagctgatctaatctacatcttaaacgatgagttatgttttttatcggttgttttgcgtcaatcttaatcgtgcatagcgtgcggttaaggcatgtccaatcttgagtagatctattagttaatgaaaaccgttctatggcccgtcatcacggcctatgggattctgcctcttaccccactattggcaccgtggagtggggatcgttagttagtagacctatccctgagaaggcatgaccttaactgtgcgctatgcctgaatcgactgtttagccgatatcgaatgctttcacgaatagttcacattacgagatcattgaagtaaagataagttgaaagatgcgttagccccatgatcttgttatggtattacagcctgcatgattttgcATCATGCCCcaatgatattagtaatgagttagggtcattgagtctattgttatttctacagcctgtatgattctgcctcatgccccaactggtcatggcgatagatgagatctaacatgttcattagatttacctttattaaatagttaagaggtgttgagttgtttctttaaataaaaggagttcggttacttgtaatgattggctcagtataaaccaatcatcattgatatcttattgccattgattaatatttgcttaaaaaaatatttatcctgaatgataaccgatccttcttatataaccccataagctttaatcgattcattcttgtgaacatgctgggatcggctatttagtcaatttcctctcatatcggctctcagagccacacattcaggactgtctggcaacaccgacacgttccacccttaattactgataagctttctctccttctcaattgcagggtcaaattgactgggacgtctcgggaggattaagtaggatcgaccacccttgcactgAAACCAGGCGGATCTGtttcatcgagcggacccttccgacttgctgcgtgtgtcctcgacacggaggcgaaaattctatgtcgacacatacACATGCACAGAAATTTCTATTCGCTttcccatggttattttccatcTAGGATGGAAAGAAACCATTTCCCATCAAAATACAAACTACTGGAGTTTTCAGCCGACAGATAACCAATGCGAACCATCCATAACCATTGGATTCAACAACTAAAAAAAAggggcatacccagtgcagagagcttccaCTCTATGCGGGGTCTAGGAAAGgctgtcagtggcaagccttaccctcgcctgtgcaatgcgaggagaccgtgactcgaacccgcATTGGATTCAACAACTAACTTCACAAATTCATTCACATGCAGCACATATCACAAGCGAAAGAACACAATTTCCACAAGGGAATCATAAATTAGAACCAATGATTGATCCTAATTCCTTCTCGGGTCTCTCTAAACAGTCTGAAACAGTACATGAGGCGTGACATCAAGTTCTTTCTGATCTTGCTATTAAACTAAAAGCTGAGAAGTATAGAAAAGAGAACTATAAACATAACCAAATGATAATAATAAACTAGCATGTCTGTATGTTGTAACTCTTTTCTTCCATAATGCAATGATATGCAGCTCTTCTGCATATTtgaggaaaaaaagagagaagatgaTAGTAAACTAGCTATAGTGAAGCAGAAATTGCCATATGAAAGGTACATAGTGTTTTGTACTAAGCAATTCAACTCTTTTTGGAAGAAAACTGTAGTGTCCCTAGAAAAATGTAGCGCTTTCGCTTTTGCACGGTAACTCTCTCAATCTCTCTCAactagaaagaaagaaaaaactttGAATAACTTTAAATATTGTTGCAATTCTCCTCCTTTTTAGGAAAAAAGGTTAACTCATTTCTTAAAATCTGATTGCTTCTGAAGTATAGAGAGTGCAGTTATTAGGAATTACAAACATTACCAAATTATAATACTAGTAATCTAACTGGACAAAAATAAGACATTTTCATGTCAAAGGTAAACAGTGTTTTATACTAAGCATAGAAAATTACAAAGGAAGAAAATTCTAGCTCCTTTTTGAAAGCAATGTATAGCAACAATAATATCTCTTCTACGACACATACTGAATTAAGATCTCTCTCGACAGTCTGAAAGCAAACTAATGAAGCCTTCAAGGCTTCAACCAACTCCAATAGCAGACAATTAAAGCACACCATTCACAGCCATGGGTTTCAACTACCAGGACAGAATAAATTAAGCTTCGGAATTCAAATGGGAGATTGAGAGCAGCATATAAGGTTCACATACACATGTACATAAATTTATATTCCCTTTCCCATGTATatatggccaacgggccggcagATGCACGGCACGACAGGGCCCGGTGTGCCTCTGGGCCGTGCCTACCTGGGCTTCGTGCCTCGCTgatggcccaggcacggcctgccgGGCCACTTttcgtgccgggccggcccgatgaGCCCGGCTTTTTTAGCATGTCGTGCCGGCCCGAGGCCCACTAAGAGAGTGGGAACTGGGAAGGGGAGGCCGGGAGAGCAGGAGGCAGCAGGCAGCTCCGCGAGCCGCATTGGTGGCGTGGAGGAGGCGGAGGTGGCCGGTGCTTGCGGTGTGGCCGCGCgggggcgtggaggaggaggtggccggcCAGCCGGTAGCCACACTCGACGCCACCACGCTTGATGCCGGCGCCTGCGGTGCGGCCGCGCGGGTTGTGGAGGAGGCGGTCGCCGCTCAAGGGGGCGGGTTGTGAAGGAGGCCGGCTGCCGGCGCGCTCGAAGCCAGAGGCAGCGCGCACGAGCTGCGACCGGACGTGCGGAGGGAGCAACGAGCGAGAGCCGAGTGCGGGTGAGGAGTGAGGAGTGGGAAGTGCGGCGCCGGTGCGCGAGTCACGGACTCGCGGTTCGCGAGTGCGGCGCGTGGGGAGACCGGGAGGGAGACGGGATAGGGTTTTGGGGCAGTGGGAGCGTGGGCCTTTAGCAGGCCAAGGCCAGCAGCAGGCCGACACCGGGCCTCCACTAAATTTCGGGCCATGCCGTGCCAGGGgtgcggcccaagcacggcctgctGCCTCGGGCCGGGCCAACCCAGGCCCGCACGTCACCGGGCCGGGTCGTGCTCGTGCCGGGCTAAAAAAACGGGCTTCGTGCCatgccgtcgtgcctcgggctgcatgaaCATCTATATTCCCATGCTTATTTTCCAACTAGGATGGAAACAAACCATTTCCCATCAAAATGCAAACCACCCATAACCATTGGATTCAACAACCAGCAGTTCAGAAATTCATTCACATGCAGCAGACATCACAAGGGAAAGAACACAATTTCCACAAGGGACTCATAAATTAGAACCGATGATGGATCTTAATTCCTTTTCTGGCGTCTCTAAACTGTCTGAAATAGTACAAGAAGCGTGACATcaagttctttctgaacttgCTATCAAACTAAAAGCTGAGAAGTACAGAAAAGGGAACTATAACCATAACCAAATGATATATAAACTAGCATGCCTGTGTGTTGTAACTCTTTTCTTCTATTAATGCATATGCAGCTCTTCTGCATgctcgagaaaaaaaaaaagagaagatggTAGTAAAGTAGCTATAGTGAAGCAGAAACTGCCATGTCAAAGGTACTAGGTACATAGTGCTTTGTACTAAGCAATTCCACTCTTTTTGGAGGAAAACTGTAGTGTCCTTAGAAAAATCTAGCTCCTTTTGCAATCATTGTAGCAACAATCTCCACACACACACAATGGTCCAAAAGCAAAACATCATTTCTTCTCGAAATGGAAAATTAAAGAAGCCTTAAACCAACTACAACAACAGACAATTAAAGCACACCATACATAACCAGCAATTCAACTACAACAAATTAACAAATTAtaaaggacgtacccagtgcagagagctcccgctctgtgtggggtctgggaaagggtgttagtgacaagccttaccctccctgtgcaatgcgaggagaccgcgactcgaacccgggaccttccggtcacagatggcaagactctaccgcttgcaccaggcccgcccttcaacaaATTAACAAATTATACTTTTCTATTTCTCATCATTATTTTCCAACTAGaagcaaaaaaaaactttgaatgACTTTAAATATTGTTGCAATTCTCCTCCTTTTTAGGAAAAAAGGGTTAACTCCTTTCTTAAATCTGATTGCTTCTGAAGTGAAATCACAGTAGCAACAATGGTGTTGCTCTTGTAAAGTAAAAAATTACTCTATGTGAGAACAAATATTTTGTCCCATCAAAACAGAAAACTAATAAAGTCTGGAACTAACAAAGACAACAAGCACTTGAAGCAACCATCCATAACCATAGGATTCAACTATCACCACTTCAGAAACTAATTCACATGAGGGCAAACATCTCAGTGGAAAGAAGACAATTTCCATAGagaaatataaattaaaatatttGAAAGATCTTAATTGCTTCTCTGGCCGTTCCTAAAACAGTTGGTGAAACATGAAATCGAGTCCTGAACTTGCTACCCCATCCCACATCTAAAAGCTGGGATCTTTCAAGTTTGCCCTCTTTATTATCCCACATCTACTAAGACATACAGCACTACTAGTAGTGGCAGCTTACAGCAGCAGTCACCGAATCTGCAGAAGTGGAATTCTAGAAGGCACCTCGCAGGCGCAGCTTGGCGGTGGCGGCCCCCGGCTGCTGCAGCATGAGCAGGTCGTTGCAGTTGAACCCGCAGCCGCAGGTGGGGCACTCGAGGAAGTTCTCAATCCCGAAGTCAGCGGAGACGATGCCGACGGAGAACTCGAGGTTGTCGCCGCGGCGGGTGACCTCGACGATGTTGATCCAGAGGAAGAGGACCTTGACGGAGACCCCCTGGAGGTCGGTGAGGTGGTCGGGGGCGATCTTGCCGGTGATCTTGGTCTGGTAGCGCAGCGAGTAGGAGCCCTCGATGGAGAACTCGCAGACGGAGGATCCGGACGCGGAGGCATCGAGCGTGGCCGTGAAGGCGCCCGTGGCGTTGTCGAGCGTGTAGGCGACCACGCCCTTGGGGAGGATCCCCGGCGGGAAGTCGAAGTCGGCGAGGGCTTCATACGCCGTCGGCTCAGCGAAGACGGCGCCGCTCACAGCAGCCGCGGCGGCGACCGCGACGAGGAGGAGACGGTGGGCGAGCATGGCTGATTGGGGAGAAGAGCAGTGGAGTACGGCTTCTGTTTGGTTTGGTGAACAGGGAAAGAAGAGCGGATGGttgttctttctttttcttctttttcttcttttttcttttttcttctttcttttttctttcttttttttgtgcGCTGGGAAGGAGGTGCGCTTGTGCTGTACTTCTGCAGGGTCTGCTTCCGGGATATCATTGACTCgggtttttgtaaaaaaaaaaggttATTTTGATCGGCATCATTATAATTTTGCAAGTCTAGAAAAACACCGTTGCTATTCACCTATTCTGAGGTGCATCATTATAATTCTTCGTTTCATTGAAATATGCCATGGTATACGTCTAGGAAAGACTTGGACCCAGCTGCAGCAGTATCTGACGACAACGTATTTTCGTAGGGACGATTTTGCCCTTGCCTTTAGGTGAAAAAAGGTTATCTTCCTCCTCCTGTCCGACACCGTCCGCGGTGCCCATCCCCCGCCACAGTGGTCTGCATCCTCGGGTGCAGCAACAGTTGCCAGGGCGGTGCTGCTGTGTCTCCCTAATGAGCCACATCCGTGATAAGGCTCAACCAGTAGGGCGGCAATCGTGGCCAGGAGGAGCAGTGATGGCCTACCCGCATCCATGGCAGTGGGCGTGGCCGTGTGGCGCGATGCCTTGGGTTGGGTGCGGGGGCGGGGTGGGGGTAGAGTGGAGCTCGTGCGTGTGTCTGAGAGTTGTCTGGGCGGACCACTGACGCACACGACCTGGGCGAACCTTGCCGGTGCCGTCGGTACGGAGCACGCCGACACACGTGGTCTGGACGGAGCTCCCCGGTGCGCGCGGGTCTAGGTGGAGCTGCCGGGGACGCCCTATGCACGGGGTAacccacgccaccaccaccgggGGCACCGTGCCACGTGCGTAGGGCAAGACGCGCCGCCGCTAGAAGGTGCCACGCGCGGGGGGCTACCGAGGGCGCTGCGCGCGGGGCAAGTTGCACCGCTTCCGAAGCTATGCCGCCAGCGGGAGACGTAGCGAATTGGGACAGGGGTAGAGGTGGCGTGTGAGGATGCGgaccaccggcggcggcggcggatgggcACCACGACGGCATCCCAGTGGACGTCATGAACCGTTTTCCACCTCAAGGGAAGGGCAAAATCGGTCCCTATGAAAATATGTTGTCGCTAGATACACCTGCAGCTAGGCACAAGTCTTCCCCAGATGTAGACCATGGCATATTCAAAGAAAGAATGAATTGCAATGGTATGCCTCAGAATAGGTGAATAGTAATGATATTTCTCCAAACTTATAAAGTTGCAATGGTACCGATCCAAATAACCAAAAAAAACTCTCAGCCAAACATTATTAGAACTACTGGTAGCTGACCACTCAAGTCAAGGCGATTGCCATGGAGTAAGTTATTAGTGACTAAAGAAATAGATGTGTGGTATAATTGGTACGTTGACGAGCTGTCCTTTATGTACCGCTGTACTGCTTGGTTTCAAATCGCACATATaggctgtaaggaaaatggaccataggtctattactttgaattttggtgtttgatgaccaacacaactaaattggactaataaatttacaagcgattgttttgtagtccaatagggtgcaagacgtgacttggacgaaggcgacgggatgatccgatgatcaacaccataaacaAGACCTTAGAagtacaagaaaagacccaagatatcaaacaaagactaagcacgaagatagaaatcaagccggatgcaagatcacgaagaaacgagctcacagaggtgaccagacgctgagcgaccggacgctccgatcaagaggctcggcaacagcaggcgtcagcagcagcgaccggacgttgagtacTGAAATCGACccaacgcaccgatggtactattcatcatcaccggcaacacattcagtactgaccggacgcaggtggcaaatcgaccggacgcaggactgcagcgtccgatcgagtacagaaaggttccaaagcggcgaaattacgaccggacgcgtttggtggcatgtgaccgaatgttggcagcgtccgatcagttgatcgtggctctaatggtcaggacgaccggacacatccgatcaggacgacctgagcgtccaatcagtagcagaaaagcgggatttcgtcctcaatggctactttctcaatggggcttataaatagaccctctaACCAGCCATTTGACAGGTGTGGAGCTgtggaaacatatcaagggtgttgatacaccattttagtgatcttcacttgcatagtgcttagtgatttattaggtgattagcgtaggtgctttgcaaagtgcttaggttgattagaccaccgcttatgcgcttgctctaggtttaggcctaatgtttagtgaggtttgtatatctcttaccactcggtgtttgcgcgcaccattgttgtacattggaggggcttatagtcttgtgagatcacaccaaccgcgtttgtggtgtggccgccaccgtgtactggagggaacaaggtccACAacattttggccgaaagcttgatagtgaagatggcggggagcggtccgagagaggcacaccggagacccacttgacCGTGGGGAAGGCTgggggctatccacagagttacccgaccgggagcttggcccttgtgagggattccatgcgaggggctccaacgaggactaggggaagcttgcgtgctttttgatacctcggtaagaataccgaagtcatcgacgggagtttgtatatctctaccttactctttagcttctgcatttacattgtttacttaattccttttgcagtagagatagcaacacactagcaaaatcgtagttgcacatttagatagtttatcttttgcatagattttgctaaggttagaagaaGAGGCCATAGCtttgagttagaattttaagttgcctaattcactccccctcttaggcatcatggtcccctacaTAGGCTATGTATAGAAAcataataaaaatatatttatttagaaaaGTTAGAATAACTTATAGTTGAAATAGATAGTGTTGACATCGAATTGATCCCTAATCACACACTAGTTAGGGATAGATCATCTAGCCCGTACGGACCGAAGAACATGGCCAGGATATCACACTTACGTGGTGAAGAATGGAGTGGCTAGTTTCTAGGCAAATTAGCTAAGGAACcatctgaaagccctagtttggttttggataattgatgaaacctagcactaacctttgtcatgagttgtgatatgagctagattggtgcaatccaagtgtggagcatggtggcactcaagagATGGTGATgttcacatgaaatgataagatgaccacatgtgatgatgatcaagtgctcaacttggaaaagaagaaaaagaaaaacaaaaccctatggagatcaaggcaaaggtataaataggggttttgtttcgatgatcaagacacaatagagagtgtgatcacatttagggtagatggccgtactattaagaggggttcttaactagataattcggttatctagtgccactagatgttggacttcatgcattgcatataggcctagtgcacatcgaagagcaagcaaaaatatttatcgaaaatgatttgagaaatgctaacttggctctaacatgttttgagaaaatactttgagagttagcatcgctttGCTCTAAGTTGCCATGGAACGAAACGCGAAAAAGTTTGCAAGTTAGGGAAGGGTTTGGTACctgggtggcaccaccacccccttGTTCAGTGCACCATCGCCCCTGTGGTGGTGCCTGGCTGACTTGGTTCTGAGCGCGAGCGTCGGAGTGGTCACCGAACACGGtggtgtgcaccaccatgtgtgtGCGGTGCACCATCGATGGCTGTTCGGCACCACCACTGCTTTTTAACCGAGGCTGGGTTTGCTGGAGTTAAGGCTGAGGGGGCACCATCCTGGTCACCACCGTGGGGTGGCGGTGCACTGCCCTATTTATCTAGAGAGAAGGGAAAACGGGGGCTCGGCCAGggtagcaccaccaccacctatcCGGTGCCACCATCACCCTGTCCAGTGACCAACTAGCCATTGGTCGACCATTGGAATTCGACCGTtgagggcaccgccaccccttgtccgATGACCACACCACCCTATCCGATGCCCTCACAAAAAGCAGCtccaaggggtaacggctctatttacttgtgtggctataaatagagggtgtggctagccttggccactctcttggcacctcttATACATGTGCACACACTTAGGAAGCTAAGTAACatactccactcacttgttcacttgatttcatcatcttgggtgagattggagagcctctagtgcattgcattgagttgcatcatcttgtgcactagttgggtgatttgggctggttgtgagcttgttactcttggtgtttgctgacacctagatgacccggtgattggaggatcattgagcagagttggtgattgtctccggcctcgATCGGCTGCTTGTGCGGGTTCTTGACCTTCTCccagcgaagagccaaaaggtactctattggattgcatgtgtcattgagctacctcacttgtgggtaggttcttacggtgtccaattgtgtggatgaggtcgtgcaacacctcttagacaccaaaccaccaagtgttggttgacacaacggggactagcatgccggcaagcacgtgaacctcgggagaaaaatcttgtgtctcttgtatgcttggatttctcccggtgattggttgtcTCCactttgtgattggttcattccttgatgcggtggtataatcaccctactcactcttttatattccttgcaaactagttgtcaagctctttagtatagttaatctttgagagcttgttagtttggttagtgtgtccCTTTAGTTAGTcgttgagagcacactagcttagtgagtggtaacctagcttgttgtgtgtgctagtgatcatagcaactagaattgttgtgataggtggcttgcaacccttgtagaactagagcaaaattgcattacgccgtttgtcatactaatcaattgTTCTAGTGCTCTTGTAGATTTttatataggctattcacccccctctagccatattaggacctttcaagtggtatcgaagctatggtaaccgtttgattgaaggcttaacaacctcagtgtcaaattatggctcaagttgtattcaaccatatggggggcaaaccaccgttcatTGATGGCACATGTGTTGACACAGAATTTTCGCCtccgtgccaaggacacacgcaacaagccaaaagggtccgctcaatggagcagatccgcctagctttagtgcaagggtggtcgatcctgtgcaatcctctcgagacgtgccagtcaatttgaccctgcaattgacaaagacagaaagcttattagtaatgaagggcggaacgtgccagcattgctagacagtcccgaatatgcggctctgagagccgatatgagaggaaatcgactaaatagccaattccagcatattcacaagaatgaatcgattaaagctcatagggttgtataagaaggatcagttatcattcaggataaatgttatttaagcaaatattaatcaatggcaataagatatcaatgatgattggtttatactgaaccaatgattacaagtaatcaaactccttttatttaaagaaataattcaacacctcttaaccatttaataaagataaatctaattaacatgttagatctcatctatcgccatgaccagtggggcatgaggcagaatcatgcaggccatagaaacaacaatagacttgacgaccctaactcattactaatatcagtggggcatgacgtagaatcatgtaggccgtaataaataacaagatcatggggctaacacatctttcaacttatctctacttcaatgatctcataatgtgaactgttcgtggaagcattcgatatcggtaaacatccgat harbors:
- the LOC136517912 gene encoding uncharacterized protein At5g01610-like, encoding MLAHRLLLVAVAAAAAVSGAVFAEPTAYEALADFDFPPGILPKGVVAYTLDNATGAFTATLDASASGSSVCEFSIEGSYSLRYQTKITGKIAPDHLTDLQGVSVKVLFLWINIVEVTRRGDNLEFSVGIVSADFGIENFLECPTCGCGFNCNDLLMLQQPGAATAKLRLRGAF